A genome region from Blautia coccoides includes the following:
- a CDS encoding LacI family DNA-binding transcriptional regulator, producing the protein MITIKEIANMMNVSPTTVANVIHGRTSKVSKENVERIQQALKDHNYVPKMGLEALTKGKTRLIIVVIHTTKRYTQTTVGDPFYSQTIGVLEEEIRRAGYYMMLYIDRNLDNIFKTALSWNVAGIIAVTLSKTNYEKLCSLVDCPVVGIDTFMEDTAPLPDKGYHVTLDDIGAGRQMTSYLINAGFSNIMVISDAKIGSSALRAAGAKTALKEHGISTEKQWHMVLDTQKRRRDSQYNSLLALAGRKYVLFCTADQLAFEVIGYLNEHGCHVPSDISVCGFDDNPYAEFCIPKLTTMHQDIARKGELASEILFRLLSGEKVEEKAIRLPVELVVRKSVLPPD; encoded by the coding sequence ATGATTACAATAAAAGAAATAGCCAATATGATGAATGTCAGCCCCACCACGGTTGCCAACGTGATCCACGGCCGCACCAGCAAGGTGTCAAAAGAAAACGTGGAACGGATTCAGCAGGCCCTCAAGGACCACAATTATGTTCCCAAGATGGGACTTGAAGCTCTGACAAAAGGCAAAACCCGGCTGATCATTGTGGTGATCCACACAACAAAACGCTACACCCAGACAACCGTAGGCGACCCTTTCTACAGCCAGACCATAGGTGTCCTGGAGGAAGAGATACGCAGGGCCGGCTACTATATGATGCTCTATATAGACCGTAATCTTGACAATATCTTCAAGACGGCGCTTTCCTGGAATGTGGCAGGGATCATTGCCGTCACACTGTCCAAGACCAACTACGAAAAGCTCTGCTCTTTAGTGGATTGCCCGGTAGTGGGGATCGACACTTTTATGGAAGATACTGCTCCTCTGCCGGACAAGGGATATCACGTAACCCTGGATGACATCGGCGCAGGCAGGCAGATGACAAGCTATCTCATCAACGCGGGATTTTCCAATATCATGGTTATCTCCGATGCCAAGATAGGCTCCTCCGCGCTGAGAGCAGCCGGTGCAAAAACCGCGCTCAAAGAACACGGCATAAGCACAGAGAAACAGTGGCACATGGTCCTTGACACGCAGAAAAGGCGGAGAGACAGCCAGTACAATTCTCTTCTGGCACTGGCCGGCAGGAAATATGTGCTGTTCTGCACCGCAGATCAGCTCGCCTTTGAAGTGATCGGTTATCTGAATGAACACGGATGCCATGTGCCCAGTGACATTTCTGTGTGCGGGTTTGATGACAATCCCTATGCAGAGTTCTGCATCCCCAAACTGACAACCATGCATCAGGACATTGCCAGAAAGGGAGAATTAGCCTCAGAAATCCTGTTCCGGCTCCTGTCCGGAGAGAAAGTGGAGGAGAAAGCAATCCGCCTTCCGGTGGAGCTGGTCGTGAGAAAAAGTGTCCTTCCGCCGGATTGA
- a CDS encoding extracellular solute-binding protein has translation MKRKIVAVMLSTAMVFGLAACGSGSDKETSTEAGGEDKQEAADTKDDADEADDSGSTADSETKESTADGDREEITLFRSDDGNGAVEAVIDGFEKSQDKYKVKWVTASNDTDQTRSQLNTAFSAGSSEYDLVSIDTVWAGDMAAAGYIEPLDSYMKDAKRSPADYNKGSIQAGTYNAKTYALPLYPDFGVIYFRSDIVSEEDAAKLRSGDFTWDDLLAMAETYKGQGGTKTGFTFQANQYEGLVCNANEYTANFTDVKGGLEVMKKIVDSDATPDDILVYQESEAANSYVNGETVFSRNWPYVWGLVGAEGAAVTQDQTDIAPIPGGSCIGGWLLAMNAKSEHKEGAWAFLDYFTSMEGQRIFCSKGGYVPGFNEALEDADVKAANQLLSKEGFMKALENTIARPSSDKYEELSDSLQISIHKFLSGESDLDATTTEVEGLLEQ, from the coding sequence ATGAAAAGAAAAATTGTAGCAGTAATGCTGAGTACAGCTATGGTGTTCGGTCTGGCGGCATGCGGCAGTGGAAGTGACAAGGAGACCTCCACAGAGGCAGGCGGGGAAGATAAGCAGGAAGCTGCGGATACCAAGGACGATGCGGACGAAGCGGATGACTCCGGCAGCACCGCAGACAGTGAGACAAAGGAGTCAACAGCGGATGGTGACCGTGAAGAGATTACCCTGTTCCGTTCTGATGACGGAAACGGCGCTGTGGAGGCAGTGATCGATGGCTTTGAAAAATCCCAGGATAAATATAAAGTAAAATGGGTGACAGCATCCAATGATACGGACCAGACAAGAAGCCAGTTAAATACAGCGTTCTCAGCGGGAAGTTCTGAATATGACCTGGTATCTATTGATACTGTTTGGGCAGGTGACATGGCTGCAGCAGGTTATATCGAACCCCTGGACAGCTACATGAAGGATGCAAAGAGAAGCCCGGCAGATTACAACAAAGGTTCCATCCAGGCCGGTACATATAATGCCAAGACATATGCGCTGCCGCTGTATCCTGACTTTGGAGTTATCTATTTCAGAAGTGATATTGTTTCTGAGGAGGACGCAGCCAAATTACGAAGCGGAGATTTCACATGGGATGACCTGCTTGCCATGGCTGAAACATATAAGGGACAGGGTGGTACCAAGACAGGATTTACATTCCAGGCAAACCAGTATGAAGGCCTTGTCTGCAATGCAAATGAATATACAGCCAACTTTACGGATGTAAAAGGCGGGCTGGAAGTTATGAAGAAGATCGTTGATTCTGACGCAACACCGGATGATATTCTGGTTTATCAGGAATCTGAAGCAGCTAATAGTTATGTAAACGGCGAAACTGTATTTTCACGTAACTGGCCATACGTATGGGGCCTGGTGGGAGCAGAAGGCGCAGCGGTAACACAGGACCAGACAGATATCGCTCCGATCCCGGGCGGTTCCTGCATCGGCGGCTGGCTGCTGGCTATGAATGCCAAGAGCGAACATAAAGAAGGTGCATGGGCATTCCTGGATTACTTCACATCCATGGAAGGACAGAGGATTTTCTGCAGTAAGGGCGGATATGTTCCCGGATTTAACGAAGCACTGGAGGATGCTGATGTAAAGGCAGCAAACCAGCTTCTCAGCAAAGAGGGATTCATGAAAGCTCTGGAGAACACAATCGCAAGACCATCCTCTGACAAATATGAGGAATTATCTGATTCACTGCAGATTTCCATTCACAAATTCTTATCAGGAGAATCTGATCTGGATGCAACCACAACAGAAGTGGAAGGACTGCTGGAACAGTAA
- a CDS encoding carbohydrate ABC transporter permease gives MIKRMTFKQFLFILPLLIFIGIFSIYPIVTSLMYTLFDYRTNDQQHNSFYMSQQLNGELYAQDLDYVSWFIDTDMATEGLGSDDVAEFQAIQTEVNEMYEQYKDSKGVSKVSSETISDIKAFNDDIRERLTAIYDRNADLDMYNRDGMPQILDDMDTCIVESNFTGLKGFAKLFHDSRFFKALGHTLLFTVISVAIELVIGMILALIMDKAIRGIGVVRTIALIPWAIPTAVSAMIWSYMYDGSYGVISKIFSMIGLIPKQSAMLLTANGAMTSVVISDVWKTAPYMALLLLAGLQVIDRGLYESASIDGAGPFKTFFRITLPLIKPSLLVALLFRTMDAFRVYDLIAILTGGGPGNGTESLSVYSYKLMFGQSNYGYGSVVVMGMAVCVAVIAVIYVKVLGADVINND, from the coding sequence ATGATTAAAAGAATGACGTTTAAGCAGTTTCTGTTTATTCTTCCGCTGCTTATATTTATAGGGATATTCTCCATTTATCCCATCGTGACATCTCTGATGTATACGCTGTTTGATTACCGTACAAACGATCAGCAGCACAACAGCTTTTATATGTCACAGCAGCTGAACGGGGAACTGTATGCACAGGATTTGGATTATGTGAGTTGGTTTATCGATACGGATATGGCTACAGAGGGCCTTGGCAGCGATGATGTGGCTGAATTTCAGGCCATTCAGACAGAAGTAAATGAAATGTATGAGCAGTATAAAGACTCTAAAGGTGTAAGCAAGGTCTCTTCTGAGACTATCAGTGATATAAAAGCATTTAATGATGACATCAGGGAAAGGCTGACGGCTATTTATGACAGGAACGCGGATCTGGATATGTATAACAGGGATGGTATGCCTCAGATCCTGGATGATATGGATACGTGTATTGTAGAATCCAACTTTACAGGATTGAAAGGATTTGCAAAGCTGTTCCACGACAGCAGATTTTTCAAGGCATTGGGACATACCCTGCTGTTTACTGTTATTTCCGTAGCCATTGAGCTGGTCATCGGTATGATCCTGGCTCTGATCATGGATAAGGCGATCAGGGGTATCGGCGTTGTCCGTACCATAGCTCTTATACCGTGGGCAATACCAACTGCGGTGTCGGCTATGATCTGGAGTTATATGTATGATGGAAGTTACGGTGTTATCTCCAAAATTTTCTCTATGATAGGACTGATCCCTAAGCAGTCTGCAATGCTTTTGACAGCCAATGGAGCTATGACATCTGTTGTTATCTCAGATGTGTGGAAAACAGCACCATATATGGCACTCCTTCTTCTGGCTGGCCTGCAGGTGATTGACAGAGGCTTATATGAAAGTGCTTCTATTGACGGGGCAGGCCCGTTCAAGACATTTTTCAGGATCACCCTTCCGCTTATCAAGCCAAGTCTTCTGGTGGCGCTTCTGTTCCGTACTATGGATGCCTTCCGTGTGTATGACCTGATCGCCATTCTGACAGGAGGCGGCCCGGGTAACGGCACAGAATCCCTTTCTGTATACTCTTATAAGCTGATGTTTGGTCAGAGTAATTACGGGTATGGTTCGGTGGTGGTAATGGGTATGGCTGTCTGTGTTGCGGTCATTGCAGTGATTTATGTGAAGGTGCTCGGCGCGGATGTGATCAATAATGATTAG
- a CDS encoding carbohydrate ABC transporter permease: MSKNKTFNIICWICVVVFLLITVFPFFWILISSFKPESEIFGANCYRIIAENPTLDNYRTVIVEKGMLRAIGNSFVMSVATTFYVVVVASMSAYIISRFKFKGKNLLMGLILAVAMFPQMIVVGPIFNMFYKMDILNTYWVCLAYSTITLPSAVWIMVAHFNQVPLALEEAAKIDGCSTWGMLWRIIFPIAAPGVFTTAIMSFIAAWNEYLLSCTLNIDEKIQTVPVRLSYLKDQFTVFWSQIAAATVVVVIPTLLIVLLFQKQIVAGISNGAVKE, from the coding sequence ATGAGTAAGAATAAAACATTTAATATTATCTGCTGGATTTGTGTGGTAGTTTTTCTGCTGATCACAGTATTTCCTTTCTTCTGGATATTGATCAGTTCGTTTAAGCCGGAATCGGAAATTTTCGGAGCCAACTGCTATCGTATTATAGCGGAGAATCCCACTCTGGACAATTACCGGACGGTTATTGTTGAGAAGGGAATGCTCCGGGCGATCGGAAACAGTTTTGTTATGTCAGTGGCAACCACTTTCTATGTGGTGGTTGTGGCATCTATGTCCGCGTACATCATCTCCAGATTTAAATTCAAGGGAAAAAACCTGCTCATGGGACTTATCCTGGCAGTCGCCATGTTCCCGCAGATGATCGTGGTAGGACCTATTTTTAACATGTTCTATAAGATGGATATCTTGAATACATACTGGGTATGCCTGGCATACTCAACCATCACGCTCCCCAGTGCTGTATGGATCATGGTCGCGCATTTTAACCAGGTTCCCCTGGCTCTGGAGGAAGCGGCCAAGATAGACGGCTGTTCCACATGGGGAATGCTGTGGCGGATCATTTTCCCCATTGCTGCACCGGGTGTGTTTACAACAGCCATCATGAGCTTTATTGCAGCATGGAATGAGTATCTGTTATCCTGTACTTTGAATATTGATGAAAAAATCCAGACAGTGCCTGTGCGCCTGAGTTATCTGAAGGATCAGTTCACAGTGTTCTGGAGCCAGATCGCCGCGGCAACCGTGGTGGTAGTCATACCGACACTTCTCATTGTTCTTCTGTTCCAGAAGCAGATCGTTGCCGGTATTTCAAATGGCGCTGTAAAAGAATAA
- a CDS encoding glycoside hydrolase family 13 protein: MKKAWWKEAVVYQIYPRSFMDSNGDGIGDLRGVISKLDYLKDLGIDVIWMSPCYKSPNDDNGYDISDYRDIMDEFGNMEDFKEMLSGIHDRGMKLVMDLVVNHSSDEHQWFVEAKKSKDNPYRDYYIWRDGKNGKEPNNWTSYFYGPAWEYDETTDQYYLHLFSKKQPDLNWENPKLRGEIYDMMKFWLDMGCDGFRMDVVSLFSKTPGLPDGKPAEITGTEYFQDGPRIHEFLQEMNREVLSKYDIMTVGETPDVPLEHALRYANNEGTELNMVFQFEQNGLDCGPERYSYRKVPLPELKACFSKWQTVLQDKAWNSLYWTNHDQPRTVSRRGNDKQYRKESQKMLYTMLLTMQGTPYIYQGEEIGMTNVHFASIEDYNDIEVKNLWNERVIHGDADPDVLLDAIRFRSRDNARTPMQWDDSENAGFTTGTPWLKVNPNYKEINVKEALEDPDSIFYYMKRLIRMRKANEAAVYGDFREYEPENESLYIYERNYEGKKMFVILNFTEDEVPFHMPEGLDAEKAVLLIDNYEQDAALEERTMRPYEAAVYIM, translated from the coding sequence ATGAAAAAAGCATGGTGGAAAGAGGCGGTTGTTTACCAGATATATCCCAGAAGTTTTATGGATTCCAATGGGGACGGCATTGGAGACCTGCGGGGAGTGATCAGTAAGCTGGATTACCTGAAAGACCTGGGTATTGATGTTATCTGGATGTCACCCTGTTATAAATCGCCCAATGATGACAATGGATATGATATCTCCGATTACAGGGATATCATGGATGAGTTTGGAAATATGGAGGACTTTAAGGAGATGTTGTCCGGAATCCATGACAGAGGTATGAAGCTTGTCATGGATCTGGTGGTAAATCATTCCTCAGACGAACATCAGTGGTTTGTCGAAGCGAAAAAATCAAAAGATAATCCGTACAGGGATTATTATATCTGGAGAGACGGCAAAAACGGAAAGGAGCCGAATAATTGGACTTCTTATTTCTATGGACCTGCATGGGAGTATGATGAGACAACAGACCAGTATTATCTGCATCTGTTTTCAAAAAAACAGCCGGATCTGAATTGGGAGAATCCCAAACTGCGCGGTGAGATTTACGATATGATGAAATTCTGGCTGGATATGGGCTGTGACGGCTTCCGTATGGATGTTGTGAGTCTGTTTTCTAAAACACCGGGACTTCCGGACGGAAAGCCGGCTGAGATAACCGGAACGGAGTATTTCCAGGATGGACCGAGGATCCATGAATTCCTCCAGGAGATGAACCGGGAGGTCCTGTCAAAATATGATATCATGACAGTCGGGGAGACCCCGGATGTTCCCCTTGAGCATGCCCTGCGCTATGCCAATAATGAGGGCACAGAGCTGAATATGGTTTTCCAGTTTGAACAGAACGGACTGGACTGCGGACCTGAGCGGTACAGCTACCGGAAAGTGCCGCTGCCGGAGTTAAAGGCATGCTTCAGCAAATGGCAGACTGTACTCCAGGATAAGGCCTGGAACAGCCTGTACTGGACAAATCATGACCAGCCGAGGACTGTGTCCCGAAGGGGCAATGACAAGCAGTACCGGAAAGAGAGCCAGAAAATGCTGTACACCATGCTGCTGACCATGCAGGGGACCCCGTATATCTACCAGGGGGAAGAGATTGGGATGACAAATGTGCATTTTGCATCTATTGAGGATTATAATGACATTGAGGTGAAAAATCTCTGGAATGAGCGGGTCATCCATGGTGACGCGGATCCTGATGTCCTGCTGGATGCCATCCGTTTTCGCTCCCGTGATAATGCGAGAACCCCTATGCAGTGGGATGACAGTGAAAATGCCGGATTTACCACAGGAACTCCCTGGCTTAAAGTAAATCCCAATTATAAGGAGATCAATGTAAAGGAAGCGCTGGAGGATCCGGACTCAATCTTTTATTATATGAAGAGGCTGATCCGGATGCGGAAGGCAAATGAGGCTGCCGTTTATGGGGATTTCAGGGAGTATGAGCCTGAAAATGAGAGCCTTTATATATATGAAAGAAACTATGAAGGCAAAAAAATGTTTGTGATCCTGAATTTCACAGAGGATGAGGTTCCTTTCCATATGCCGGAGGGACTTGATGCTGAAAAGGCGGTACTCCTGATCGATAATTATGAGCAAGATGCAGCGCTGGAGGAACGGACCATGCGGCCTTATGAGGCAGCAGTATATATTATGTAA